The region AGCCTAGCAACAGCCCCAGCATGCCATTGATGAGTCCATTGACCAGCAAGGTCAGAAAGATGAGGCAGGGCATCTTGACCGCGACAAACAGCCCTTGAATGGGGGCCCGCCACAAGCCGATGGCAAAACCATAGGCAGCACATCCTGAAATAATGGCTGCGACCAAGGGGCCTAGGGATTGGTGAGCCGCTTTGTTTTTTAACCACCCACTCAGCACATCTGGATCTCCTCTGACGAGGGTCTTCAGAGGATGATGGAGGGCTGAGTCTTTCATGCTTTGTGATGCAAAGTAATTGGCTTTGTGATGCAAAGTGTCAACTTGGAAAGTGATATGTTTTTGACTGGGTCTTGCAGGAATTCTTGTCAGCGCAGCTTCAATACACGGCGTATTTCAGCCAAAGCCGCAGGATGGTGAAAAGCTCCATGACCTGTCGGTACGATCAGTTCAGATGAGGCATTCTCCAGATGACTGCTGGTGTAGGGGACGATGCCATCACTGCTTTGTTCAAGCGGCCCTTCACGGCCTCGATTGCCGATGATGCTATGCGTTTCGACATCTTCTGGGAAGGGTAAATCCGCCAAGATACGAAGGGTAGGTTGCCGAGGCGAGAGCGCGCTGACGCTATCTAACTTCCCGCGACCCAGCGCTGCATACTCAGGTGTGAAGGCTCCAGGATTGGCTGCTGAGACACGTTTGAAAAATTCTTGAAACGGTGTGGGTGGCTTGGTGAGCCAACTTCCGATGCGGCCAATGGGGTTGTCTGCAAAAGCGCTACCACGATGGGGCGTGCAGATGAAGATAATGCGATGAATGCTGGAGTCTGGCTCCCATTCAAAGGCATCTTCAAGTACCGCGCGATCTGTGGGTGAGAGTTTCAGGCTGGCAGGGGACTGCGTAAATGCGGCTCTCCAGAACGCGTCACCTGGCCGGACGACCAGCCCTTTGCCGATGATACCGCCCATGCTATGGGTGACCAAGGTGGTCTGTTGCATGGCTGGATCATCTCCCTCCGGGTCTAACAAAGAGCGTAATTGCTTCAATTGAGCCCGCAGTAGGCGCGCGGAATAAAGTGCGGGAGCGGATGTGTTATAAAGGTAATGCCAGATTTGATAGCGCTGGCGGATTTCGGGATCGGCCCAAAGATCATTGCTTAGGTTAGCCCAGGCTAGGGGGCTGGATAAGAGGCCGTGGATCATGATCAGCGGCTCTTTGCGTGGATCGTACGCCTCCATGAGATAGAGTTGAGGCTCACGTTTGGGAGTGCCCGTCAG is a window of Prosthecobacter dejongeii DNA encoding:
- a CDS encoding esterase/lipase family protein, with product MSRFPLHQIQSSQEPSLRDLVTEILDKGAESQEGKKALALLVERWKDTQLPDRSILKPNKTGEPAYEIQFTGSPESPSPLSYFDEIHPADGLKVLKIHHHQRSGIGIPLLAIRENTHRESLEKYFPPEVITRPLTAVFQAGPAHQGNQRIFIRLLCPLRQENLLHQGKLQPLAADFSTPWAAALSRTGKLRQSAVLDMLTGTPKREPQLYLMEAYDPRKEPLIMIHGLLSSPLAWANLSNDLWADPEIRQRYQIWHYLYNTSAPALYSARLLRAQLKQLRSLLDPEGDDPAMQQTTLVTHSMGGIIGKGLVVRPGDAFWRAAFTQSPASLKLSPTDRAVLEDAFEWEPDSSIHRIIFICTPHRGSAFADNPIGRIGSWLTKPPTPFQEFFKRVSAANPGAFTPEYAALGRGKLDSVSALSPRQPTLRILADLPFPEDVETHSIIGNRGREGPLEQSSDGIVPYTSSHLENASSELIVPTGHGAFHHPAALAEIRRVLKLR